GAAAAATTTTGGCAGACTAAAACACTAGCTAAAATGTCTGATACAGAGTGGGAGTCACTTTGTGATGGTTGCGGAAAATGTTGTTTGCATAAGATTATCGAAGATGAAACGGATGAAATACATTTCACCAATGTTGCTTGTGAGTTATTAAATACCAAATCATGTCGCTGTAAGAAGTACGAGAAACGTTTTAAGTATGTTTCAGATTGTTTTAAGGTGACATTAGATGATATAGATGCATTTCATTGGTTACCTGAAACTTGTGCTTACAAGCGTTTACTTGAAGGGAGTGATATTCCTGAATGGCACCCGCTAATTACAGGTAGTCAATCTGAGATGCATAAATTAGGTTATTCAATTCGTGGTAAAGCCGTTGCTGAATCACAAGCAGGTGACTTAGAAGACCATATCATAACGTTTAAACTGTAATTATTGAGGATAAGATGACCGAATCTATTCATGGTAGAGAAATCGTAGCGCTATTAGCTGCGCAGTCACAGGTAATGAAAAAGGCTGAACTATTAAATCTTATAGGTAAGCAATTTCCTCAAGATTTATTTCACACATGCAAAATAAAAGGCATGGATAAAACACAAATACTAGCAAACATGATGACGAAAGGTCGCATTGTAGAGAGAAACAATGTTTTAGTTGCTGAAACGAGTTGTGGGTGTAAAAACAAATAATGATTCAGGGGCTATTTAGCCTCTGAATATCTCAAAGTCAGAGAAAATATTATCATTTTAAATAATACGGGAAATTGTTTAGACCATCATGCAATAGTGTTTCTATATTCTAAATAAACGCAGACTTTAATTTAACGCTACAACTTAAGTAAAGCTATAACGTTAAATCATTCAAAGTTGAACAGGGTAGTTAATTAAGGGCTTCTAGAAGATCACCAATCTTCTCGATTTGTATTATCTTCGCACCATTATTTTCCATTGATTTGTGGTAATTTGCTTTCGGTATATAGATCACATCAAAACCGTGTTTAATCGCTTCGTTAACGCGCGGAACACCACCATTAATGGGTCTAACTTCACCACTTAACGAAATTTCGCCCATAAAACAGTGTTTACGAGACATTTCTTTATCGTTCAGAGAGCTAATTAATGATGCAGCAATGGCTAAGTCAGCACTTGTATCTGTTTCAGGTAGCTTTAAACCACCAACTAAGTTGACATAAACATCATGGAACAGCTTAATTCGTCCATGTTTACGTAGCACTGCGGTAATCATTTTTAATCGATTAAAACTAAGACCAATACTCACGCGTTGTTGATTTTCTGCCTCACATTCAGAGACTAAACATTGTACTTCAAGTAATAAATTACGATTACCGTCACGAATACAAGTAATTGCAGAGCCTGCTACGTGCTCGTCGGCACCAGATAGGAACAACTTACTTGGATTATCGACAGAGAGCATACCTTTACTGTGCATTTGGAAGATACCGACTTGGTCTACATCACCAAAACGGTTTTTACTTGCACGTATTGTACGAATAATACTGTCGTTAACCTCAATATGGAGCAGGGTATCAACAATATGTTCGAGGGTTTTTGGACCCGCTAAGTCACTGCCTTTGGTTACGTGGCCAATAATGATAAGTGTAATACCATGCTGCTTGGCAAATCGGCTCAGTTCTTGAGCACAGCCTTTAACTTGACTAACAGAGCCGGCACTACCGTTACAGTGTTCACTTTCTAAAGCTTGGATCGAGTCTATAATTAAAAATTTAACTTTAGCCTCTAAAGCCCGCTCCATAATGTTAGACACAATATATTCAGACATCAGTAACAAGTTTTCTTCTACAAAATGAATTTTCAAACGTTCTATGGCGCGACTTTTGAACTGTTCTAAGCTTTCTTCCGCAGTACAGTACATCGAAACCATTTGCTTGCTAAGATTTGCAGAGAGCTGTGTCAATATCGTCGTTTTTCCGGCACCTGGATCACCAGAAATCAGCACAATAGAGCCCACGGTTAGACCGTTACCGAGTACACGGTCTAATTCACCTATCTCTGTATCTATTTTATTTAATGCGACGTGTGATACTTCAGACATCTTTTTAACGGTATTGCCGAGTGTACCGGCATAACCACCTTGAGATGCTATTGCACGTTGTTGACTCGGTAATGTCGCTTCTTTGAATTCAGCTAATGTATTCCATGCTTTACAGGCATTACACTGGCCTTGCCAGCGAGGGAAGTTAGCACCACATTCTGAACAGAGGAAGCTTATTTTTGTTTTGGGAGTTTTGGCCATGATTTAACTATAAAAAAATACTCATGCCATAATAATAGCATGAGTATATGGATGTTTATACAGTTGTTTTCGTTTAATAAAATTACAAACTCTTTTTGGCTGGTAATACCGCGTTTGCTAAAATCATACCCGCAAGGATCGCAATAAAGATCATGAAAACAAAACCACTGTCATTAATATTATTTAATATTTCATGTCCTGAAATATAAGTATTTAAT
This Moritella sp. 5 DNA region includes the following protein-coding sequences:
- a CDS encoding YcgN family cysteine cluster protein; amino-acid sequence: MVEKFWQTKTLAKMSDTEWESLCDGCGKCCLHKIIEDETDEIHFTNVACELLNTKSCRCKKYEKRFKYVSDCFKVTLDDIDAFHWLPETCAYKRLLEGSDIPEWHPLITGSQSEMHKLGYSIRGKAVAESQAGDLEDHIITFKL
- a CDS encoding DUF2492 family protein, producing MTESIHGREIVALLAAQSQVMKKAELLNLIGKQFPQDLFHTCKIKGMDKTQILANMMTKGRIVERNNVLVAETSCGCKNK
- the radA gene encoding DNA repair protein RadA, with product MAKTPKTKISFLCSECGANFPRWQGQCNACKAWNTLAEFKEATLPSQQRAIASQGGYAGTLGNTVKKMSEVSHVALNKIDTEIGELDRVLGNGLTVGSIVLISGDPGAGKTTILTQLSANLSKQMVSMYCTAEESLEQFKSRAIERLKIHFVEENLLLMSEYIVSNIMERALEAKVKFLIIDSIQALESEHCNGSAGSVSQVKGCAQELSRFAKQHGITLIIIGHVTKGSDLAGPKTLEHIVDTLLHIEVNDSIIRTIRASKNRFGDVDQVGIFQMHSKGMLSVDNPSKLFLSGADEHVAGSAITCIRDGNRNLLLEVQCLVSECEAENQQRVSIGLSFNRLKMITAVLRKHGRIKLFHDVYVNLVGGLKLPETDTSADLAIAASLISSLNDKEMSRKHCFMGEISLSGEVRPINGGVPRVNEAIKHGFDVIYIPKANYHKSMENNGAKIIQIEKIGDLLEALN